The stretch of DNA AGTACAATGGTAAAGAAAAGCCCCGAGTGATCCTGCAACAAAATCTGCCACTCAAAGCCAAAATTTATCcattggtgtgtgtgtgatggaaaggttaaaacaataaaataaaaataaaatattccataaaataaattagtaaattattaaaatctcattttaattatttttttcttttaatatttcagaGCCACTTTTGGAGAATGTACAACAATGGTAGATCCCACATGcatattatatgtacatagataTGTATATGGAATTTATCGCAGTCAGTGAAATGAAACTGGACCCGgtgaaacttttgaaatttagtCTTTAAGATATTGGAGTATGGatacaaaaaatgtcaatataggttgaatttaattatatacacTAAACAAGtgtactatgtatgtataaccGGTGATtctattaatattttgtatataatattgtaATATTATGTAATTAATATTGCATTATCTACACtcattgtaatttattattttgtaaaattgactgtatgtataaaaatgttttgtaagaagaaaagaagagaaaacttaaaaaaaatatttagaatatttactTCCACGTTGTTTTACCTCATTTTAggcgaaaaaatattaaacatatTTAAGCAAACACGATATTTTGAGTTATCGTGTGAAAAATTTActcatttcctttttctctaaaaaagaaatgaaaaacttaAGGCAAAAACGTTCATCACGAATCAAtgtttcaaatattatttatcaaaGAGAAGGGGAATAATAGCAGGAATAGAAGAGACAATTTGTGTGACAAGTGCAGTAGAGTTTCTTAAGGCAAACACATTTTCTGATTACTAAGAAGTAACATTTCCCTTGTGATCTCGGCTGTGATCACAGcttgaattgaaattgaaatccAGATGTGAGTCTTAGCAACTTATCAGAACTTTTCCATCACTTTCTCACTTTTATGTTACCTGTACTGTATTTTATCTTCACTAGACAAAACATAATCAACAATAGCTAATAAGATTTGTTGGGGGAAAGTTGAAATTTAGatgtgaaaatgaagaaaaactgTTTAGGTGTTGATACCTTATAGGACAATTGAGTTGCCAGTCtagagaaaagttttaatttttatttagagtGGCGAGGTCAACTAGCTAAACATAATTCCTACCCTTATCTGAGAGTAGACGATAAATTTTCAACTATAGTTCACTTTCTTAAGAAACTTATTAAATTACTTTCCAATATTTTCTATAAACTGCggaaacataaaatattattgcgaatgaaatattatttaaaaaaaattaaaaacccCGAGACAGTGCAAAATGTTCTTCCTCTTATAAGACAGTATAGGGGAACCTGgggcaagaagaaaattttttggaacatatttttttcggtttgatttttttaagcttacAAATTGGTAAAATTAGACAGATACAGCACTATTTGAGATATTATTACCCCATATAACTAAAGTTTAGTAGATACAGGGATTTTTAGAACTTGTCACCAATTGTTTGTGAACAAGAGAATTGTTAACCTTTTGATGTGTTTTTGGGATTTTACTGAatcatttgaaataatttctctttcttctcCATTGAATGTAGTCTCTCTAGCATAGAGTGAAGTATTTATATAGATATTTTCTGCCAAACAACTTTATTTCACATCATATCGCTCTGTTTCGATtggaattgcaatttaatgaatttttacaaaatcctTGAATTACTTACTTCTTcttaaccttaaaaaaattataaaaattgcaTATGTCGAGTATTCATAGAAATCATAAACAATATGTTGTGAAACATTATTTTCACAACAATGCACAACAAtaaatttgacaatttttttattgataaattacaAACAGATCTAACATATACAAATGAGTTTTAAAGAACTTCACATTAATATTTAgagattattctttaaaattgtaatttgtaaaatgtgcCCTGTAGTCTTACTGCTATAGTCTCATACAGTTTTGAGATGAcgcaatttataaaattttatattcactTAGGCATGTGGTATACTTCACATAAAtaatacgattttttttgtcacaacgATCTTAACATTATACAAAAAACTACCCCGTTTTGCTTTCACTTCTAcgatcattaaaatttttttttagtaataaCCAAAAGTGATATCATGAAGTGGGGGTGCTCCTCCCTGTGGTAGAGCATAGTCCTTAGCTAATTGATCGAGAACACTCGAACTTCGCGCAGCTGATTGTGGGCGTGAATAATTGGGAAGAGGAGCAGCAGCTCTAGGAGcagaatattgaatttcttggGGAGCTGGAGATTGATAGGCAGGTTGTTCTTGGTATGCAACTCGTGCAGTTGGCTGATTTGGGATACCAGCACCAAACCCGGTGAATGTGTGACGTTGATGATATGATGGATCGGGACGTGCAGGTCGTTGTTCGCGGGAATACACGACATCGGAAGTCGGTGCAGCTCCAGGAACTTGTGCTCGAGGAGGTACAGGTGAATCGGAAAAGTGACTTCTGGCTAATTGAACAGGTCTAGCTTGAGGAGCGGGTGCACGTTCTTGCGGTTGGAATTGTTCATGTTCATATTCAACATACTGCTGCTGTTGTGGTTGAGGTCTTGGGCGATGTGCTTGAGGCCGTGCAACTCTAGCAATCTGCAAAGTAAATTccaggcaaaaaaaagtcaatttaaaaaatcgatttCTAAATGTTTGGAATTTAAAATGTTCTCACGTATGGTTTCTGTTGAGGTTGAGGCTCATCTTCGTAGTCCACAGTAAGACCATCTTTATTGGTAGTTTCATCGACTAGAGTTGGTGGGGCAACAGTAATACCTTCACCTGAAGGTTGGAAACCAAATTTATTGGCACCATACTCGACCACGCGCACCTTTCCTGTTTCATCGACATATCCATATTTTCCCTTTACTTCTCCTGTGGGGGATTTCGTTTCAATTTTAAACGATCCATCGGCTCCTTCGTACCCGTACGTGTACGAGCCATCTTCATTGTGCCTGCAAAGTGGAACAATACGAAGAATGGAGTGAGTAAAGGCTCTGACAATGACTTACTTTGTACTTATAGTGATATAACTATATAATAAGCAATGTTGTGAATGATTTCTTAATCACATTAAGAGTGATGGGAATACATCTTTTTCACACGCTGTATCTCGCGTGTATTAGATATGATACTTGTACGTATATTCACATTTTGCAATGCACTCGCGAGCATAACATCATACACCACAtggttaaattttgaaataacttAGCATtgcaattagttggtataccacaatcgtggcataccaagtattgtaatcatcggaaaaaccgaccacctcagatcgggctcaaactt from Lutzomyia longipalpis isolate SR_M1_2022 chromosome 1, ASM2433408v1 encodes:
- the LOC129785878 gene encoding uncharacterized protein LOC129785878 gives rise to the protein MSQVVNVVAILCLALVAMAQDYDEYNYSGKPRPAPIRLRQGNEPAPTPVPILKQINRHNEDGSYTYGYEGADGSFKIETKSPTGEVKGKYGYVDETGKVRVVEYGANKFGFQPSGEGITVAPPTLVDETTNKDGLTVDYEDEPQPQQKPYIARVARPQAHRPRPQPQQQQYVEYEHEQFQPQERAPAPQARPVQLARSHFSDSPVPPRAQVPGAAPTSDVVYSREQRPARPDPSYHQRHTFTGFGAGIPNQPTARVAYQEQPAYQSPAPQEIQYSAPRAAAPLPNYSRPQSAARSSSVLDQLAKDYALPQGGAPPLHDITFGYY